The genomic interval cactgagGGAATGCAAATTTTCAAGCCGCAATGGGGTGTAAAGTAGAGATTTCCCTCTCAGAGGATTGCGTTGTTCCTTAGTCCTCCTCTATTCGCAGCTTGAAATTGAAAGTGGTAGCTTCGCTCCTACCGCAAGGGCTACCGCCGGCTCCGAGCACACCCTCGCTCCTCCAAGCCTCCCTGCTCCGCTCCGCTTCACACCAGCTCGTtccgttttcttcttcttccaatatTGCCTTGAAGCGGGCTCTGGGGGTCCTTGGAGAATGCTATGTGGGGGCCTCTGGATCCCCTTATCAAGAGGGATACTTCTGCTCCGTTTGCTCTTACTTAGGGAGCCTGGTCACCAGCGGCTGTTGCCTCAAGAGAGAGCCTCCCTTACAGGCGACCGACGCGATCGGCCATACCACCGGAAGTCccgtctttttaaaaagttgtaagctgctttgtgtcccaagtTTGAGGTAAAAGTGGGAtataactaacaacaacaacacaattattCCATTCTGTTTCAGCACAAAAATCCATATCTTGAGTCATGGGAAAAGTGAAAATTGACAACTTGGAGAAAGCAtgaacatgcaaagggatcttgtagcactttagCGACTAGTTGTGTGAAAGATGTTATGCATGCATTTGAAGAAATAGACCACGAGGTGAAAGAGATAAGCAAAATAAAGGAGTTTCCaaccactttgaaggcagggcatttagaagacacacacctccaaaacgggcagaaaccagactgaaaccagactgaaaaccAGAGCAAACAGAACCCCGGATATTTTGGCTTAGTGTGGAGGATGCACATCTTTGCCCCTGTATATAAATGCTCTGTCAAGAGTCTGGGGCTGTgggaaaacaaaaaaatgaatgtgcaagaactccaatggatgtaattacaatatacacaaaccaggcAGTCCAACatgggggcatggggtgaaggggcaATGTAGGGAGGGTCTCCATGatatgctttgccaatgtatcacttagCACACCAATGCTCTGATGTCCCGTACAGATGAAGCAtcacatgtgtgactgtgtggctgttcaaaaataatccagattaacacagctgtcTCTAAATTGTAGAAATTATGTGTATGAAGGAAGTACTATATCACAACATTTTCCTTTACCAGCAGGTTTGGTTACTCATCCCATGGGTTGGAATCTGGGCTTATTATGGAGTGCTTGCTCCCAGTTTGGCACAAGCATTTTTGACCTACAGGTTTTATTTTTTGCTCAGATATGTCAGTGTTCATTGAATGAATCAACACATATTTGTtaaagttttagttttctttatgtcATTTCCTTGTTCACTGTTATATTAGTGAtacatgaaaaaaattaaaatggttgattaaaaaaacaaaaaacaatatataCCTGGTTCATTGTGTTTCTTTTAATGAATTGTAAGTTTGCAATTGCAGTGTATTGTAAAACCACATTGAGGGAGGATCACCTGACCCCCAATGGGCCATATCTAGTCCCATGGAAAACTAGATTAGAAGTTTTGGCTGGAACTTCTCTGTCTCTGGACCAAGCTAATTGTGGAATAGTCTGGTCATTTTGGAGAgccagtgctttgagtgttggactatgactctgtggaacagagttcaaatccctgcttggtcatgaaacccactgggtgatcctgggcaagtcacactctctcagtatggcaatggcaagctccctaTAAAGAAACTTACCAATAAAaccctctaaaaggttcaccttagggtcttcataagttgaCTTGAAATTCCACAACAACAACTGGCCATTTTGAACATTTTCCCAAGGGGGCTGGGCAGGCCTGTCAACTGGATTTTTCTTAAGAGGTGTAGACCACAATGGGAGACTGTATCAGGATGGGTCTGTTGGGCTCTGTAAACAGTTGCCCCTGTGAAAAGCCTCTGAATTACCAACCACACTTTCTCAATCAAACGTCCTCaggcccagtggtgtcactagggttggcatcacctggtgtggtaactcatggtgccaccctcctcattgaccttctcccataccacaccatgcagaatcctccATAGTGTttttttgtactactgttacccataaatcataattcccatatatcactgaatataatggtaatagttgtgacataaaacaaccagcaaagttaaaattatacattgaaatcacaacatcatatgcacagcctaactGTATTTAACTAAACATAATTCCATGTGgtgaaagtgaacatttggtGGCTTGCACCCCCCAGAACCTCCTAGTGACACCAGTATTCAGGCCCTCACTGACTTCACCCACCCACCTAGGCTGTTTGTTGGATCTCCCTGGACAGGCAAGAGTATAAAAGAGTTCCCTGCTCAGGTGACCTTTGGGCCCTTCACATACACAGCTGTAGAACTGTGATCCTATTTGAACTGCCATAGTTTGGTGAGATGctagagatctctggctgagaattctaaatacccctacTCAGACATCTTAGAACCACATGATAGaactgaggcagttaaagtggaatcattgcactataactgtgtagtgtagttgtttgagtgacAAGTTGGTCTTCCATAGTATAGAAATAAGCGCTGAGAGATTTTCACAATGCAGATGAGTTGCTAATAGATCACCTGAGGTTCAGCAACCTGCAAATAATCCACAGGATTAAACCTGTGGCTAAAATTAGCTATTGACATGTTTTTttcaggaggggggaggggagcatATGTGACAAAAAACATGACAGAACTGTCCtcaatgtgtatttttatgttcCCCAGTGGAAAAAAGGACTAATTAAGAAAGCACGAGAGGCAGTTATTTTTTGGATAAGAGCTACTACataaatcatttttctttcctgaGGTCATGAAGAAGGAGATGGAAATGCATAGATCTCTTTTCTTTATTGAagactggaaaaaaaagaagaatgctAGCACCAAAGTCCTAGACATGGTAAGCAAGAATGCTGTTTCCAACTCCCTGGAAAATGCTAAAATGGTATGAGGGATAAAGCATCTTTAAGTTGTGGATTGAAATGAGAAAGGGAGGAGTATACTAGGAGAAGATGTTATAAATGGTGGTTCCATAAAATCATTATATTAAGGGAATCCAGTGGCAAAAAGAAGCAAGAACATACAGGCATTCAATAAAGCCTCTTGCTCACAAAGATGCTCTATGTACTCTCTTTGTACACTCTCATCCCTTTTTTCATTCTTATCCTCTGCCTCgctggaaagttttttttttaaatagcaatggTAAtagaaggatggtgaaggagtAGAAGAGAAACACAGACCTTGGGTCCCAGCTTGCTTCTGCATCAGACAATGCCATGAAGCTCAGGAATGCTTCTACTTTGCTTACTGAGGTGTACATGTACTTCCAAAATTATGATAAAACATTTGGATAGTTCTGAAAATATTTAGTCACAGATGATGTTTCTCATCCTCTTTCTATTATGTCTAAGGATGGTGACTGCTTTTCATGGCTGGTGCTGTTTTAACTCATTCTTCCCACTTATGCTGCATCAGAATGGAAAATGCAACCAAGAAAAATCTTTTTGTTGCTCATTCAAGCACCAGTGTGTCATAGTGATGGAGATTCAGCAATGAGATGGAATAATAACATTTCTTCAAGGGATACATGGTAGGTAAGGATGCCAGATATCATTTACTGTAAAGAATGTTCCTTATATGGGGCTTGGAAGGCTTGTTCCTTATAGGACTGGCAGATATCTCAGATTGTAAGGGAGGATTCCTATTTGAGAGTTGAAAAACTTTCTCCTTTGTACATAAATGGAACAAGAGGCTATTGTGAATGTGAACAATATGTTAATattttagagggggaaaaaacattatTCAATGATAAACCTCCTGACTCTCAACCCTGCATGTCTTGAGTTTTGACTGacccttattgctattttaagGTTAAGGCAACCTTAACTCCCAGAGACCTGCACATGGCAGAAGTTTGGGGTTTCCCCACATATTAAGGGTTTCCCCACACATCAAAAACAAACCAACCTCTATTTTCTTTTATGAAGTAAAGACTTGAGCATATTCATTGCTGAACAAACAGCTAATGTTCTCAAGAAATTTTGATTTGATATGCCAAAAAACCTAGTTGAGAAGCTAGCTGCTGGAAGCTCAGAAGGCAATAGTGAAACCGCTCCACTTCTTGGGAGTTTAGTGTAAAGCTAAATAAATTGGCTTATTGCTGCCGATTTCAATTTTAATTCaggatacatctggattttatcacatgcattttgctgctgatgctgccagcTGGGTGAATCCtgggtaacttccagctagaagccatgctccaccagcctcttttcaaaattgAGAAGCACCCAGTTTAGCAAACTAGCCaactgagcttggattctagctggaGATTATGCAGGATTCACCCGGCTGGTcacatcagcagcaaaatgcatgcgataaaatctggatgtatcctgAATTTGAATTTAAATCGGCAGCAGTAAGTTATGTTTGTAAACTGCGTGCTAAATTCTTTAGTTTGATTGCGCTATCCAAAGTgcttttgggaggtttttaaacagaggcatggcagggggctggattgggtggcccttgtggtctctttcacttctatgatgctatgaatgTATCCTGTTCAGTAATCATGATATTGTAAGCCTGACATATTACTTTTATGGTCATTGCACCATTGCAACAACTGGAAGTGCCTCTCAAACTTTACCTTTTAAGCCATGCAGGTCCCCAACACAGGAATTTCTGGTACACTGGAGAGGGGGGCGATGAGCAATGACATGTCCAGTCCtcatctggtgtgtgtgtatagggtgcaGCTGACAGGCAATGTTTCTGAGGTGCAGATCTGAAATTCCTCTGTTGGGAGTCTGCATGGTTTAAAAggcaagggttttttttggaagATGTCGCTACTTCAGGTAGTTACACCATGCTTATGCGACCCTAAAAGGTGGGGAatattgggggtgggtgggcccCATCCACAATGCCAGTGTCTCCTTGAAATCTGAGGAAATTATGATTCAAAAGGAGGTCTGCAAGAGGAGGAGAGTAACTGTGGCAatcttttcacctatgtatacaGGTAATAACTCCAGAGAGAGCTCCAATTGTCAgtaaataaagtattttatttagaaatgtgcaaggctGCACACAGACATACAAGGACCAATAAGACCTTAAGAAGCATAGAGGGCTATTGGAAAGAAAGGTATGGAAAGTTTGATAGAGAGAAGTCAGGGGTCAAAGAGGGTGAGATTCTGacagctgaaatccaaaacacttggaaggaaTCACTGGCTTAGATCCAATATATTTCTGTCTGTGTGCTTGTATGACATAATTCATTGCAGTGCTGCTAGTTATCATGACCAACTCATCAATTTCACAGAGAACTGCAACTCTTGCAGAACctatgtgcccccccccccgaatctccAGTTAAAATATCAGCTAGCAGGTGAATAAAAAAGATCTCAGCTGGTCTGTAGGTAGCAGGGCTGGGAATGGTACATGATTGAGGCACTGGACACCTACTGCCATAATATAGACCAAGGTGGACTAATGGTCATTATCTATGTGTTTTTATGAACTTCGTAGGTTCAGGATACCACCATGAACCTGACAAAAAACTTGAAGAACAGTACATCTGTCACTGAATTCCTCCTGCTGGGACTTGGCAACCTGAAGGGCCTggaatttctcttcttcctactTTTCCTAGTGATCTACATGGTGACCATGGTTGGGAACATCCTCATCATTGTGCTGGTGGTGTTTGATCACAGCCTTCACACTCCCATGTACTTTTTCCTTGGCAACTTGTCCTGCCTAGAGATCTGTTACAGTTCCAGCATTGTACCCAAGATGCTTGCTGGCCTCCTCCATCAGAGCACCACCATTTCCATTGCTGGCTGCATGACGCAATATTACTTTTTTGGCTTCCTGGCGGTGACTGAGTGTTACCTCCTGGCAGCAATGTCTTATGATCGGTATGTGGCTATATGCAAACCATTGCTCTATCTGACTCTTATGGACAGCAAAGTTTGCTTTCAGCTTGCAGCTGGATCTTGGCTAAATGGATTGATGGTGGTTAACCTAACAATATATTTAATGCAACAGTTAACCTTCTGTGGTCCCAACACAATTGACCATTTCTTTTGTGATTACAGGCCATTGCTAAAGTTGTCATGCAGTGACACCTACATGATGGAGCTGATAACAACCTTTCTGGCAGGCCTATGTTCTCTACCACCCTTTGTTTTAACATTGGCCTCCTACGGCTATATCATATTGGCTATTCTGAGAATCCCATCTAATGTTGGGAGGCAAAAGGCCTTCTCCACCTGCTCCTCTCACCTCATAGTGGTGTCTGTTTTCTATGGCACAATCATTATTGTCTATCTCATACCGAAAACAGAGGTGCTGTCCAATGCCAATAAGATATTCTCTCTTTTCTACATAATCTTGACTCCACTACTTAATCCCATAATTTACAGCCTAAGAAACAAGGAGGTAAAAAATGCCTTGAGGAGAGCTATTCTTAAATTCTTTGTTTACAAATCTGTTGTTTAACATGCTTAGTTACTTAAGGCGCTTTCATACCACACAAttataatactatgattccactttaactaccatgatttcCTCCTATGGAATTCAAGGATTTGAAGTTTAGTGGGGGCATTTCGAATTCTCattcagggagctctggtgcctcaccaaactacaagcccctgCATAGaacattgccatggcagttaaagtggaatcatggtgttaTAACTGTTgagtatgaaagggcccttagACATGCCTTTCATTCTAGTACAGGGATGGACAATCTTGTTGAATCTAAAAAAGAATGTCACTTTCCTTAGGCGAAGTATTTTTTGACCTGGCATAATGAAATGGAGTTTAGCTTACTCATATTCTGCTTGCCAACCTCTGCTTCTGATTAGCAGCCTCATTGCAtgggaaaagaaagccaaaatggatcaGCAGAGCtgcagctttctccttgcctctctgcatgctgttgtagcacttccattctccttcctgagggagatggttgAGAGAATGTAAGTTCTTCGAAAggaatttttccagcatgacaaaagacatgcttttatgatctctcttgggaagagaatggaagtgctttgacagcatgcagagaggcaatgAGAAAGCCACAACTCTGCTAATCTGCTTTGGCTTTCATTTCTCATGCAGTGAGGTCTTAGATGTTATTAGTAGTGCTAAACCTTTGAATTATTGGGCTGAAACTGGATGTGTGTGCTCAGGCCATAATTCTGTATTTCAAGTTTCAAAACAGATGCTGGCTGTTTGTGGGGAGGTCAATGGAAGTGATacggaagcaaaattgaaatgCCTTCATTTAGTCAGTTGAAAACTGTTCTAGTTGTCAGGAAGCACTTAGAAGACTGATATTAGGTTATTCAGCAATGTTATTGTGAAGCAAACCCCTTTGAATCAGTGTATTGTAAATCACAAATCAATTGTCTCATTTATTAAGCAAAAATTTAAAGAATGGTTaaagaactgagaaaagattCCtcatggatattattattattattattattattatcattacgctgtagatttgcactgtatattttctattttcaataataatataaacaatacaactaataatgatatttatttatgataCCCTTTCCACCAATCAGAGACAATGGCAATAAAACAGAGCACTGCAAACATATATAAAACTCTCAACATCTCACCAGCCCCCTCAGCAATCTCAGGCACAACTCAGAAGCTTAATTTTGTGACTCatagaggaaggtcttcaaaccCTTACAGAAATGAGTGAGATCCTTCTCAAGCCACATGTTCAAACTAAGACTGTTCAACAGATGTGGAGTCAGATCATGAAAGGCTTGACCAAACTGTCCATGTCCAGCTCTGCAACAGAcaataatcctttgcctgtaGAGTTTAAATTCTAAGATGGTGCAAACCATGTTAGCTGAACTGCCAGATACTGGAGTGCAGTGTCCTAAATAGAAAGACCAAAAGTTTTAACATGGGCCCTGGACCAAACTGGTAGCTAGTGAAAGGATCTAAGGGATAAGAAACATGTTAATATTTGGGGAGATTTAAAACAACCTAGATGACACTCAAAATTCACAAAAcgatgatacctttatggggacaaaccaatgcaaaaaatacatgttgcaagcttttgaaactttttttttgttttgcatttggtTGGCCCAGGATAGttgttactgttttgtggattttgggtatTATTGTACCTTgctaccctggatatgttttctggatgacACTGCGCAAGACGTCAAACCCACAGTAGGTTATTGTGATAATCTAGGCATATAACCAAAGACTGGAAAAGCAGCGGAACAGTCTTGATGATCAAGAACTATAGATCCTCCAGATTTCTAAAAGATGGAAATTACATGCCTTTGCTGTAGCTCCAATAAAGGGGCACAGAGACAAATGGCCATTCAGCAGGACTCTGAGCGTCCTGGCAAACAAAACAGGAACCACTGTGCAACTCTGCAAACACAGTAGAGGGAATGATAGAGGGGCTACTGGACTGTCAAGCTGAAACACTAAGATTCCATATCTTCCATATTCATCTTAAGAAGGTTGGTGGTCACCCACAGAGAAATGGTCCACAAGCAGTCCATCATGGATTTCCACAAAGAGGCATCAATTGGTTTAAAACTCTGGAAAAATCTGTGTGCCATTTGCATAAATGTGATACGAGAAATTGaaatctgaaaaaacaaacacacacaaaacccaggTGGGCCTAAAACTGATACTCCCACTTCAGGGAGACTGAAAAGCAGGACAAAATGGTCCACACTAAGAAGCGCTATAATAGGACAGGACTTGCAGAATTCTTCTGCAAATTTCAAAATGTGGAACTTATAAATGATTCTGTATGAATGAATTTTAGGAGCAGGTCATGCAGAAAACTACCAACTGAACATATACAAGGATGGCCTGTCTTCTATCAAATTATTGCCATCATTAGTGCCTACCTAGGATTAAAAAAAGATTCCTGGAAGGGAGATCTAACCATCTCCCCAGGTAGTTGACTCCTTTACAAtgtccttttggcagaaacagaccatggcattcatctgctttcaTTTAAAATGCTTGAAGAGATGGTGAGAATGGGGTGAAGCTCACTGGGAGGAGAAATtaaaatttattctttaaaaacatcacattttaaccaaatcttcactatgtatgtgtaaatacatttgaTATTGCaatctgaaggtataattttaattttgctagttgtttatgtcacaactattagcattactttcagtggtatatgggaattgagatttatgagtaacatcagtgcaaaaaagcattacagtAGTAAGAtgtggaatgggaggaggtc from Sceloporus undulatus isolate JIND9_A2432 ecotype Alabama chromosome 6, SceUnd_v1.1, whole genome shotgun sequence carries:
- the LOC121933808 gene encoding olfactory receptor 5F1-like — translated: MNLTKNLKNSTSVTEFLLLGLGNLKGLEFLFFLLFLVIYMVTMVGNILIIVLVVFDHSLHTPMYFFLGNLSCLEICYSSSIVPKMLAGLLHQSTTISIAGCMTQYYFFGFLAVTECYLLAAMSYDRYVAICKPLLYLTLMDSKVCFQLAAGSWLNGLMVVNLTIYLMQQLTFCGPNTIDHFFCDYRPLLKLSCSDTYMMELITTFLAGLCSLPPFVLTLASYGYIILAILRIPSNVGRQKAFSTCSSHLIVVSVFYGTIIIVYLIPKTEVLSNANKIFSLFYIILTPLLNPIIYSLRNKEVKNALRRAILKFFVYKSVV